A stretch of DNA from Patescibacteria group bacterium:
TGTCCGGGTTGTCCTGGGCATTCAGAATGATGTGATGCAGAAGTGCCTCGCTATCATTCCTGCTGACAAATTCGCACTTTGCCTTTTCCAGCCTAGCGCGATGACCGGCATAGTCCGGAATGTCTCCGTTCGCTCCCAGAGCAATCGTGCCCCAACGCGGACGCATGTAGTGCGGCTGCGCGTTGACGGCGGTACTGCGACCCTGAGTTGAGAAACGGGTCTGGAACAGCATCATCTGCGGAGCAGCATCCTGCATCTTGGTAACCATCCTGGGGTTACCTAAGAGTGAGGCAATCAAACCAACCTGCTTCTCCACATGGAGCATGTCTCCGCCCGAGTACGCGACACCGACCCACTCATGGCCGCGATGTTGCAGATCGGGAGCGCCGACCCAGCTGAACTCCATAACCTCGTGCGGGTCCGCGTTTTTCAACGCGATGACCCCGAAAATCGAGCACATAAAGGCACCCTCCTCTCACCTCTGGTTGAAGCTAGAAAGATCAAACACCCCTCAAAACGTGAGGCTCTTCACCTTATCATTTACTTAATTGTACGTCAAAGACCCTTGCACATTAATATTCTGTATGTTACGATTGGTTTACTTTAAAAATAATTAAGGATATTTTATGCCAATTAAAAAAGCCGGTATCAAGGCTCTAAGACAGTCGAAGAAACACCGGATCCGAAACGTTTCGGCAAAAAACAGCTTGAAGGATCTTACTAAGAAAACGGAAAAATCATTGTTATCCGGAAAAAAAGAAGAATCAAAAGAGCTGGTTCAAAAAACCATCAAAGCACTGGCCAAAGCAGCTAAGACCAATCTGATCAAAAAGAACACTGCTTCCCGAAGGAAATCAAGACTGATGAAAAAACTGAACAAATTAAAATAACATACAAAAAAGGCGGAGCATCAAAAGTGCTCCGTTTTTTTATTACTGATTATTTACAAACATCCATTACCATCAAATCAAACAGCAATTCCGGTTTGGTTTGTGAATTTTTCAGTTCAAAATCAATATCCGCCAATTTTTGATAAATAAATTTCAATTGACCGGCCGTGAATCTTTTCGCCTGCGGAACAGTTTTCTGAACTACAAATGGATGCAGTTTTAATGTATCAGCGATTTCTTTTTGCGTTTTATTCGCTCCCAGCATTTCGTTGATCAGAATTAAATTTCTGAATTGCCATATAAATTTAGAAAGTAACTGAAGCGGTTCAGTCCCCAGCGCCAGCTGGTCACGCACCAGACGCAGTGCCTGTTCTTTATTCTTCTGTCCCAGAGCATCCGTCAGATGGAAAATATTTTCATCATATTTTGATTTTACAAATTCTTCCACTTGCTTTGCGGTAATAATCTGATCACCGACATAGTTGACCAGTTTTTCAATCTCGCTGTCCATCTGCCAAAGATCTGTTCCTACTTTAGCGACCAGTTCTTCCACAGCGCTTCTCTCAATTTTACCGCCCCGGTCCTTTACTTCAGTTTGAATCCAGGTAGAAAGCTGGCTGTTCGAAAGCAATGGGAATACTTCTTCCCGCTCTTTTTTTAACTGCGCAAGCAGTAATTTTTTGGTCTTGGCTCCGCCTTTGATTTTAGCCTTCCCTTTTTCTTCAATAACACCCTCCCAGACAATTAATACATTATCTTCAGGAAATTTTTTTTCTTTCAATATCTCTGATACGCCATCAACTAATTCTGCATTACCTCCAGAGATCAGATTCTTAATCACAATCAGCCGTTTACTGTCCAATAACCCGCCGGTAAAACTAACGGACCGGAATTTTTCTAAAGTTGTTTCCGCGCCGTCAAGCTGAACCACATTAAAACCGGATGAATTGTATTTTTCAATAAATGCATCCTTTAAATGTTTCAGACGTTTCAGCGAACGGAAAGTATCTTCGCCGTGAACTAATATTATCATCTTAAACTTTTAATTCTGTTAAATCCCCCCAATTTTTACCGGACTTGGCTTCCGCGATTATCGGGACTTTTAATTTATACACTGTTTCCATAATTATTTTGATCATCTTGGCCATTTTTTCCAGCATATCATCCCGCACTTCAAATACTAACTCATCGTGAACCTGCAAAATCATTTTTACCAGTTTCCCATCTTCGTTTCCTTCCATATTTTTCAACTTTTTTTGCACTTCAATCATGGCAATCTTGATCAGATCCGCCGCGGTGCCCTGGACCGGCATATTGACCGCCATGCGTTCCGCCGAATTCCTGATCATCGGCACTCCGGAATTAATTTCGGGCAGATATCTGCGCCGGCCGAACAGTGTCTCCACATAACCAAGCGTCCTTGCCAGTGTTTTTGTGCTATCCAGATATTCCTTAACTCCTTTGAAACTCTTAAAATATTTTTCAATAAAATCCCTGGCCTTGTCCCGGTCGATGTGGGCGCGCCAAGCCAGACCGTATGCTCCCATGCCGTAGAGAATCCCGAAATTTACTTCCTTGGCGGCATAGCGCATTTCTTTTGTAACTTGCTCAAGTGGCACGCCATTGATCTCTGCCGCGGTACTTTTATGGATATCTTCACCGGCATTAAATATTTCAATCGCTTTTTTATCATTAGCCAGCGACGCCACAATTCTTAACTCAATCTGTGAATAGTCAATCGCCAGAATGCTATATCCCTTGTTCGCTACAAATGCTTTTCTGATTTCTCTGCCCATTTCCGTGCGGATCGGAATGTTCTGTAAGTTAGGATCAGATGAGGAAAGGCGCCCGGTTGCGGCAACTGTCTGGTTAAAACTGGTATGCACTCTACCGGTCTTCTTATTGATTAATTCGGGCAGGGCATCAATATAGGTTGACTGCAGTTTAGTGTATTCACGGTATTGGGAAATCAGATCAATAATCGGATGCAAATCACGCATTTTTTCCAGCTCGCTTTCTGCTGTGGAAAAACCCGTTTTGGTTTTTTTAATATTGTCAGTCGAAACACCCAGGTCTTCAAATAATATCTTCTTGAGCTGCAAGGGCGAGCTGATATTAAACTCACTGCCGGCCAGTTTATAGATTTTCACTTTCAGATTAGCTATTTCCTTGGTAAATACCACGGACATCTTCTTCAGGAAAGCGGAGTCCACGATAATCCCGTCTCTTTCCATTTCTGCTAACACTGGAACGAGTGGCATTTCGATTTTTTCAAATAGTCCCAAATTCACCTTTTCATCCAACTGTTTTTTCAGCGGTTCTACCAAACGATAAGTGAAGTCGGCATCTTCTGCGGCATAGTAAGAAACATTTTCAATCGGTACGTCTTTCAGAGTCTTTTGATCTTTACCCTTCTTCCCAATCAGCGCTTCAATCGGAATCATCTCGTGACCCAGCTCAGAGAACACCACACTATCCAGTTTCAGCTGACGGGAACCGGAATTGAGCAGGTAGGCAGCAATCATCGTGTCAAAAGCAACACCCTTAATGAAAATTCCATACTGAGTCAAAACTTCCATATCAAATTTGATGTTGTGTCCGAACTTTTTTATCCCTTCATTTTCTAAAATTGGCTTTAGTTTTTTAAGAAATTCCTTTTTTGGTAGTACATAAAAAGCATATCCTTCCTTCCAGCAGAAGCTGATCCCCAAAAGCTCGGTATCAAAGGTATTTAATCCGGTGGTTTCTGTATCCACGGCAAACTCTTTCTGCTCGGAAAGCTCTTTGAAAAATTTATCAAACTTTTCCGATGTATCTACTAGATGATACTCAAAATTTTTATCAAACTTTATTTCTGACTCAGCTGATTTTTTGGAAAATAAATCAATTTTGCCTTGTGTTTCGGTAAATGGGATTTTATTCAAAAGACTTTTGAATTCCAAATCCTGCAGAATAGCCACGATCTTTTCCCGGTTATAATTCCCCGCTTTGCATTTTTCCAAATCAAATTCAAATGGTACATCGGTAATAATCGTTGCCAGCATTTTACTCATTAGCGCGTCATCCTTGTACTCTAGGAGAAGTTTCTGATTCCTTTCGGAAATAGTTTTACTTTGTTTGTCCTCTTTATCAAGTGATGCATAAATCTTTTCGATTGTGTCAAATTCCTTGAGTAATGCGATCGCCCCTTTTTCACCAATTCCTTTCACGCCCGGAATGTTATCCGATGGATCCCCGCGCAAAGCCTTGTAATCAATCATCTGCTCTGGTTCTAGTCCGTCGAATTTTTCTTTGACTGCCCTCCGGTCATAGGTAACTGTATCGGCAATGCCTTTTTTCATCGTATAGACTTCTGTATTACTGTTCACAAGTTGTAGAGCATCCATATCTCCCGTAACAATAACTGATTTAATCTGATTGTCAGTGATTGTTTTGTTCCTGGTAATCGTGCCGATCACATCATCCGCTTCAAAGCCCTCCTCTTCATAAATTGGCATATTAAAAGCCCTCACAAGATCTTTAATAATCGGAATCTGGTTATAGAGCTCGTCGGGTTGTTTAATGCGGGTAGCTTTGTATTCTTTATATTCCTTATGGCGGAAAGTCGGCCCTTTCAGGTCAAAAGTAACGGCCACATATTCCGGATCTATCTCCTTTAATACTCTAAGTAAAATTGTGGTAAACCCATACACTGCGTTCACTAAAGTACCGTCCTTTTTCTGCAATGGAGGTAATGCATGAAAAGCCCTGTGGATCAGGGCATTCCCGTCTATAATAACTATCTTCTTTTGCGCAGCTTTCATACCTATAATCTACTGGAAATCAGCTAAAAAGGAAAGTGCATTTTTTTTGGTGAGTGGTATAATGGTATTGAGTATAATAAGTATATTTTATTATTAAATAGCTTATGAAAAAATACATAATATCATTGAGTGTATTACTAGTTGCCGTCCCTTCTCTTACTTCTGCGACATTACTTGGATTTGTTGGACAATCTATTACAAAAACAACGTCGGGCTTTAGTACTATAAATGATTGCAAAATATCCGATACAGACCGAGGCCCCTATGTAGTCCAAGTTAAAAAACTAGAAGATGCACAGGCAATTAATAATTTGTATACAAGCAGCTGGGGTAGAACAGCAAATTGCGATGAATTACAAAAACATATTGATTGGGGAACTCCCCTAACAACACTGGCGACTTGGCTTAATAAAGATCCAAAAGCAGTGATTGGAAATTGTGCTTATCCCGTTGGCACAACAAAAGATGCGGTACAAAACCTGAATAATATTTACAAGGAAGAGGCAGGAAGAGACATGACATGCACTGAAGCTTTGTTCCACCTCCAAGGCACCACACATGATGCCTTAAGAAACTGGCTAGTTAATATTGCTCCGTTCAACAGAAGCTTTCAGGAATGGAAGAGCACTTTTCAGCTGGTTGAAGGTGCCACCTATAGAGTGACAACGAAATACGGCTCAAGTTTTTGGCTTGTTAAAAACGGACAGAAACACTGGGTACCAGATATCGCCACGATGTTTGCCTGGGGTCTATTGTATGATGACAGCATTGCTACCGGTACGTGGTTTGGCTCTACAGTACCGTCAGGAGATACGTTGCAATTCCAGAATGCACCTTATCGAGTAGCGATCCAGAATCGTTTCCGCGGAAGTGGCTACGGAGAAATGCCAGAAAATTTAGAAGAAGCGGTTTCGCAATACCGTAATGTTTACAGTCATCCAGATTCACTTTGGTATGGATATGAAGAATTCCGTGATGGCTACTGCTATAAAAACGCTTATTGTAATTTATAATCGAGTACAATATATATGATAGCTAATCATTCAACAAATTGGCTTATGAAAAAATATGTAATTATTTTGAGCATATTCTTTTTTTCTATTCCCTTTCTTACATCGGCCTCTCTCCTTGGAAACGTTGGAGGATATATAAAAACAATACCGCAACTGCCAGGTTTTGGTTCTAATGTCAGTTGTAAGATATCCGACACTGACAGGGGAACTGACTTAGTACAAGCTAGAACCTTAGCTGATGCCGAAGTAATTAATAATCTATATCAAGAACATTGGAATAGAAGAGCTAATTGTGACGAATTACAAAAACACCTCGATTGGGGCACTCCTCTAGGCACGTTAGCGACTTGGCTTGATAATCAAGCGAACTCGGTAATTACAAATTGTACTTTTCCGGCAGGCACAACAAAAGATGCCGTAAAAAATCTAGACAATATTTACAAAGAAGAAGCGGGGAGAAATATAAAATGCAATGAGGCTTTGTTTCACCTAAAAGGCACCAAGCATGATGTCTTAAGAAACTGGCTAATAAATGATGCTACATTCAATAGAGATTTTCAGGAATGGAAGAGCACTTTTCAGCTAGCTGAAGGTGCCACCTATAGAGATGGAGAAAAATTCTGGTTGATTAAAGACGGGCAAAGGCATTGGGTTCCAGATTTTCCCACTGCATTTGCTTGGGGACTTATCCCTGGTGACAGCACTTATATAGGCAATAGTACTTGGTTTAGATCAGTAGTAACAGAGGGGGACGTAATGCAATTTCAAAATGCGCCTTATCGGGTAGCGATCCAGAATCGTTTTCGCGGGAGTGGGTATAGAGAAATACCAGAAAGATTAGAAGAAGCAGTTTCACAACACCGTAATAATTACAGAGGAGATGATCAAAATTGGTATTATGAGTACAATGAATTTATTTATGGTTACTGTACTAGAACCGCCTATTGCGCTTTGTAAATGACTTCAGCTAATGAATTCCAATAACCATGTCGATTAATTCTTAATCTCATATATCAATGAAAAAAATATCATTTGGAATAGCTATTTGTGCTTTTGTGCTATTCCAGCTATCTCAACCCGCCCAGGCCAAAATCTGGCGGTCACCGAGTTACCCTTATGGTGATTTAGTTGTTGGACATTGTATATTGGTTGATACTATTTCAGAAGCGGATGATACGCATGTTTATACTCTCAACCCGGATAATACAACAGCTATTAATTTCGAATATTATGAACACTGGAATCGCAATGCACGCTGTGATGAATTGCAGTTTCATGTTGACCATAACACACCAATAATTAGATTGCGGGAATGGCTCAGGGGGGTTGCGATAGGCTGGTATCAGAATATTGGTACATCTCATTTTAAAAATCAAACTGTTAGTACACCTAGTCATGAGTGGTTCTTTATTGATGAAGCTGGGGCTCATCGTATTCCAGACTGGCTGACTGCACTTTCCTGGGGATTGTTAATGTATGACAGGATATCGATTGGACTCCCCGTATCAGGCGATTTCCATAAATATGTTAAATTTAGTACACCACTAAATTTTGGTGATGGTAACTATGCCGACAAGGTTTCCTCTATTTGGTTAGAAAATGACACTGACTATTCTACTCTTCCCAATAGGCTTGTTGAAGAAATAAACAGAAAAGATGCTGATTCATCATATCCGGTACTTGGTAATGGTGTATGCACTTATCCAGGAACATACCCTGGAGATCCATATAGAGCACTCCTTGACTGGGGCTGGATGTTAAGAAATCCCGGCTGTCCGATGGCAAATTAGGGTAATAAGTAAAAGGGCGCTCCATTATTGGGGCGCTTTTTGTTTAATAAAAAACAGGGGTAACCAGAAGATGCCATACTACACTCTGTGCATACGCAATTCCTAGGTCACCCCCAGCGGTGTACGATTTTTAGAACTTCCGTCCTACTTAAGCTTTTTCCGCCCCGAAGAGCCTGCGACGACCGCATAACAGGGATTCGAACCCCGTCTTAAGCTTAGAGGAAGCCACCCTCTGAATAGGACTAGCTGGGTACTCCTTAGTTGTTGCCTGTTAGTGTTCTGCTGGGATTGTGAATCGCCCAACCACGGCAACAACTGCAACTTAAAACAAGTTGCGACCTTAATATAAGCAAATGTTGTTTTGTTTGTCAATAATTGTGCAAATTAAATCAGGCGAGAATGCGCATCCTCGCCTGCTGTTTTTATATTCCTTTTACTTATTCATAAGATATTATTGATCTTCTATCTTATAAGCCTTCTCTGATCTGACTTTCATACCCCTGTAGAATTTACCGAGTAACCATTCCA
This window harbors:
- the polA gene encoding DNA polymerase I; this translates as MKAAQKKIVIIDGNALIHRAFHALPPLQKKDGTLVNAVYGFTTILLRVLKEIDPEYVAVTFDLKGPTFRHKEYKEYKATRIKQPDELYNQIPIIKDLVRAFNMPIYEEEGFEADDVIGTITRNKTITDNQIKSVIVTGDMDALQLVNSNTEVYTMKKGIADTVTYDRRAVKEKFDGLEPEQMIDYKALRGDPSDNIPGVKGIGEKGAIALLKEFDTIEKIYASLDKEDKQSKTISERNQKLLLEYKDDALMSKMLATIITDVPFEFDLEKCKAGNYNREKIVAILQDLEFKSLLNKIPFTETQGKIDLFSKKSAESEIKFDKNFEYHLVDTSEKFDKFFKELSEQKEFAVDTETTGLNTFDTELLGISFCWKEGYAFYVLPKKEFLKKLKPILENEGIKKFGHNIKFDMEVLTQYGIFIKGVAFDTMIAAYLLNSGSRQLKLDSVVFSELGHEMIPIEALIGKKGKDQKTLKDVPIENVSYYAAEDADFTYRLVEPLKKQLDEKVNLGLFEKIEMPLVPVLAEMERDGIIVDSAFLKKMSVVFTKEIANLKVKIYKLAGSEFNISSPLQLKKILFEDLGVSTDNIKKTKTGFSTAESELEKMRDLHPIIDLISQYREYTKLQSTYIDALPELINKKTGRVHTSFNQTVAATGRLSSSDPNLQNIPIRTEMGREIRKAFVANKGYSILAIDYSQIELRIVASLANDKKAIEIFNAGEDIHKSTAAEINGVPLEQVTKEMRYAAKEVNFGILYGMGAYGLAWRAHIDRDKARDFIEKYFKSFKGVKEYLDSTKTLARTLGYVETLFGRRRYLPEINSGVPMIRNSAERMAVNMPVQGTAADLIKIAMIEVQKKLKNMEGNEDGKLVKMILQVHDELVFEVRDDMLEKMAKMIKIIMETVYKLKVPIIAEAKSGKNWGDLTELKV
- the rpsT gene encoding 30S ribosomal protein S20; this translates as MPIKKAGIKALRQSKKHRIRNVSAKNSLKDLTKKTEKSLLSGKKEESKELVQKTIKALAKAAKTNLIKKNTASRRKSRLMKKLNKLK
- the holA gene encoding DNA polymerase III subunit delta; translation: MIILVHGEDTFRSLKRLKHLKDAFIEKYNSSGFNVVQLDGAETTLEKFRSVSFTGGLLDSKRLIVIKNLISGGNAELVDGVSEILKEKKFPEDNVLIVWEGVIEEKGKAKIKGGAKTKKLLLAQLKKEREEVFPLLSNSQLSTWIQTEVKDRGGKIERSAVEELVAKVGTDLWQMDSEIEKLVNYVGDQIITAKQVEEFVKSKYDENIFHLTDALGQKNKEQALRLVRDQLALGTEPLQLLSKFIWQFRNLILINEMLGANKTQKEIADTLKLHPFVVQKTVPQAKRFTAGQLKFIYQKLADIDFELKNSQTKPELLFDLMVMDVCK